A window of Zetaproteobacteria bacterium contains these coding sequences:
- a CDS encoding DUF167 domain-containing protein, with the protein MIPEGVCDCGSDGLYLRVHAQPGARNPGVRGLHGNAVKVAVREAAEGGKANRAVAQVVAEGLGVTVRDVTVRSGRTARAKRLFIAGDAQLLRRRLLDWLGLREG; encoded by the coding sequence GTGATTCCCGAAGGGGTGTGCGACTGCGGCAGTGACGGGCTCTACCTGCGGGTGCATGCCCAGCCCGGTGCGCGCAATCCCGGCGTGCGCGGGCTGCACGGCAACGCCGTCAAGGTGGCGGTGCGGGAGGCGGCCGAAGGGGGCAAGGCCAACCGAGCCGTGGCGCAGGTGGTGGCCGAAGGGCTGGGGGTGACCGTGCGCGATGTGACGGTGCGGAGCGGGCGGACGGCGCGGGCCAAGCGCCTCTTCATCGCCGGTGATGCGCAACTGCTGCGTCGGCGCCTGCTCGACTGGCTCGGGCTGCGGGAGGGATAG